A genomic region of Christiangramia sp. OXR-203 contains the following coding sequences:
- a CDS encoding LytTR family DNA-binding domain-containing protein, protein MKALIIDDEELARKRVLNLLEDVSQIDILGECSNGKTAIEKINRDKPDLIFLDINMKDMNGFDVLKKIEIDPKPIVIFVTAYDTYALKAFDAEAFDFLLKPFKDERFFKTITKVLNTTTSEAEENFEKRLVELFHEYSKSNLHLNSVSKIPVKQGNKTSLVDPREIHYIQASGYYAEIYVEDKKHVLRESLNNLQDILDHNFIRIHRSTIVNLNFVHEIIHSDYSEIDAKMTCGKLLHVSKSHKKEFLEKIGI, encoded by the coding sequence ATGAAAGCTTTAATCATCGATGATGAGGAACTAGCCCGAAAACGTGTTCTAAACTTACTGGAAGATGTATCGCAAATAGACATTCTAGGTGAATGTTCCAATGGCAAAACTGCAATAGAAAAAATTAATCGCGACAAGCCTGATCTTATTTTTCTGGATATTAACATGAAAGATATGAATGGTTTTGATGTGCTTAAGAAGATCGAAATAGATCCTAAACCAATCGTAATTTTTGTAACGGCCTATGACACGTATGCCCTTAAAGCCTTTGATGCGGAAGCATTTGATTTTCTTCTGAAGCCTTTTAAGGACGAAAGATTTTTTAAAACAATCACAAAGGTTTTGAACACGACTACTTCTGAAGCTGAAGAGAATTTTGAAAAGCGACTCGTAGAACTATTTCACGAATATTCTAAAAGCAACCTGCATCTGAATTCGGTTTCAAAAATTCCAGTTAAACAAGGCAATAAGACCTCACTGGTGGACCCTCGAGAAATACATTATATACAGGCATCTGGTTATTATGCTGAAATTTATGTAGAAGATAAAAAGCATGTTCTGAGAGAATCGCTAAACAACCTTCAAGACATCCTGGATCATAATTTTATCAGGATCCACAGGTCTACGATCGTAAATCTCAATTTTGTACATGAAATTATACATTCAGATTATTCTGAGATCGATGCAAAAATGACCTGTGGTAAATTACTGCACGTAAGTAAATCCCATAAGAAGGAATTTCTTGAAAAAATTGGAATCTAA